The following proteins are co-located in the Desulfobaccales bacterium genome:
- the dksA gene encoding RNA polymerase-binding protein DksA, with protein MNSKELEYFRTVLHEHLEDLLGKADTTRSGMTGDGAAPLPDPTDRAALETDRNFTLRIRDRERKLILKIREALERIDEGTYGICEICGGEISLKRLKARPVTTMCIQCKSRMEALERSRRQ; from the coding sequence ATGAACAGCAAAGAACTGGAATATTTTAGGACCGTGCTCCATGAGCACCTGGAAGACCTCCTGGGCAAGGCCGACACCACAAGAAGCGGCATGACGGGTGACGGCGCCGCTCCCCTCCCTGACCCCACAGACCGGGCCGCCTTGGAAACGGACCGCAATTTCACCCTGCGCATCCGGGACCGGGAACGCAAGCTCATCTTAAAGATCCGGGAAGCCCTGGAGCGCATCGACGAAGGCACTTACGGCATCTGCGAAATCTGCGGCGGCGAGATCTCCCTGAAGCGCCTCAAGGCCCGCCCGGTGACCACCATGTGCATCCAGTGCAAGTCCCGCATGGAGGCCCTGGAGCGTTCCCGGCGGCAATGA
- the clpP gene encoding ATP-dependent Clp endopeptidase proteolytic subunit ClpP: MQLIPIVVEQSSRGERAYDIYSRLLKDRIIFLGTAVTDEVANLIIAQLLFLEAEDSDREIHFYINSPGGLVTAGLAIYDTMQYIRSPVATYCVGQAASMGALLLAAGEKGKRYALPHSRILIHQVMGSFSGQATDVDIQAREILRLREDLNRILAQHTGQPIERIQQDTDRDFYMSGYEAKSYGIVDEVIERRSLATPV; the protein is encoded by the coding sequence ATGCAGTTGATTCCCATTGTGGTGGAGCAGTCCAGCCGCGGGGAGAGGGCTTATGACATCTATTCCCGCCTCCTCAAGGACCGGATCATCTTTCTGGGCACCGCGGTCACCGACGAGGTGGCCAACCTCATCATTGCCCAGCTCCTGTTTTTGGAGGCGGAGGACTCGGATCGGGAGATCCACTTTTACATCAATTCGCCGGGCGGGCTGGTGACCGCCGGTTTGGCCATTTACGACACCATGCAGTACATCCGCTCGCCGGTGGCCACCTACTGCGTGGGCCAGGCGGCCAGCATGGGGGCGCTCCTGTTGGCCGCGGGCGAGAAGGGCAAGCGCTATGCCCTGCCCCATTCCCGCATCCTCATCCATCAGGTGATGGGGAGCTTTTCGGGGCAGGCCACCGACGTGGACATTCAGGCCCGGGAAATCCTGCGGCTGCGGGAGGATCTGAACCGTATCCTGGCCCAGCACACCGGCCAGCCCATCGAGCGCATCCAGCAGGATACGGACCGGGATTTCTATATGAGCGGCTATGAGGCCAAATCCTACGGCATCGTGGACGAGGTCATCGAACGCCGCAGCCTGGCCACCCCG
- the tig gene encoding trigger factor, which yields MTPIPIQVEVETLSPIKRKLAIVVPKEEVTQAVDRAYRDLGKRAKVKGFRPGKVPRPVLEMYYKKQVEQEVSDDLVRRSLGEALQEQALIPLNFHWPEPVPPVVPGEDYRFVVELEVPPEFELADYRGLKLTDPGAEVTEEMVDARLAEIREHNATLQPVPEARPVKEGDFVILDYQAYYAGEELAEGKGENIYLEVGAGKFNPEFEKNLIGLLPGGETRFSVELPPDFFNPLLAGKVIEFAVKLHEIKEQVIPELDDAFAQSLGGNFQTLADLREAVRSDIIKKKERERQAHLEQQVLEKLAAAHPFEVPPSLIRREQEAMLREQLARLQSYGVNVEGLDHSRMLENLAPKAEFRVKCRLILDRLAQAEKLEVSEAEVEETLARYAETLGRPVEEVRQYYRQNNLLEPLRQQLRDEKIMKLIIGQAELAPEAEAPPKE from the coding sequence ATGACACCCATCCCCATTCAGGTAGAAGTGGAGACTTTAAGTCCCATCAAACGCAAGCTGGCCATTGTGGTGCCCAAGGAGGAGGTCACCCAGGCGGTGGACCGGGCTTACCGGGATCTGGGCAAGCGGGCCAAGGTCAAGGGCTTTCGCCCCGGCAAGGTGCCCCGGCCGGTCCTGGAGATGTATTACAAAAAGCAGGTGGAGCAGGAAGTTTCTGATGACCTGGTGCGCCGCTCTTTGGGGGAGGCCCTCCAGGAGCAGGCCCTCATCCCGCTGAACTTCCATTGGCCGGAGCCGGTGCCGCCGGTGGTGCCGGGGGAGGACTACCGCTTCGTGGTGGAGCTGGAGGTGCCCCCGGAATTTGAGCTGGCCGACTACCGGGGCCTTAAGCTCACCGATCCCGGGGCCGAGGTCACCGAGGAGATGGTGGACGCCCGGCTGGCGGAGATCCGGGAGCACAATGCCACCTTGCAGCCGGTTCCTGAGGCCCGGCCGGTGAAGGAAGGGGACTTTGTCATTTTGGATTACCAGGCCTATTACGCCGGGGAGGAACTGGCGGAGGGCAAGGGCGAGAATATCTACCTGGAAGTGGGGGCAGGCAAGTTCAACCCGGAGTTTGAAAAGAACCTCATCGGCCTTCTGCCCGGGGGCGAGACCCGCTTCAGCGTGGAGCTGCCGCCGGATTTCTTCAATCCCCTCCTGGCGGGCAAGGTCATCGAGTTTGCCGTGAAGCTCCACGAGATCAAGGAGCAGGTGATCCCCGAGCTGGATGACGCCTTCGCCCAGAGTCTGGGCGGCAACTTCCAGACCCTGGCCGACTTGCGGGAGGCCGTGAGAAGCGATATTATTAAGAAAAAGGAACGGGAGCGGCAGGCCCACCTGGAGCAGCAGGTCCTGGAGAAGTTGGCGGCCGCTCATCCTTTTGAGGTGCCCCCCTCCCTCATCCGGCGGGAGCAGGAGGCGATGCTCCGGGAGCAGCTGGCCCGGCTCCAGTCCTACGGGGTGAACGTGGAAGGCCTGGATCACTCCCGGATGCTGGAGAACCTGGCGCCCAAAGCCGAATTTCGGGTGAAATGCCGGCTAATCCTGGACCGCCTCGCCCAGGCCGAGAAGCTGGAGGTGAGCGAGGCGGAGGTGGAAGAGACCCTGGCCCGCTACGCCGAGACCCTGGGCCGGCCGGTGGAGGAGGTCAGGCAGTATTACCGGCAGAACAACCTGCTGGAGCCGCTGAGACAGCAGCTCCGGGACGAAAAGATCATGAAACTCATCATCGGGCAGGCCGAGCTGGCCCCTGAGGCCGAGGCCCCGCCCAAGGAGTAA
- a CDS encoding DUF3426 domain-containing protein, producing the protein MVVTCPECGTRFELDESLIRGESVKGRCSRCGHTFVIRRPDPDRPAGEPAPAPAPEPSPPEPQLQEMPGAPLEPLPEAQTVIPAPEASLSGPAQQEPSPPSASTPSAVPSPVGAHRRWWMAAIIILVLAGAGVAAWRLVPLLTQKRAAGPVAAPPSPVELKMPTPPPTPAELREIRIELGEANFGRLVHPQAGGLLVLTGEVVNEGEKARGPVKLKAALLDAQHREVAQRLAYAGATFTEKELLTLAPAEIDRRLQTPRGREAILAPQERRPFTLVFYGVPPDLAEAGYGFTLAVVEAPPASQP; encoded by the coding sequence ATGGTGGTCACCTGTCCAGAGTGCGGCACCCGCTTTGAGCTGGATGAGAGCCTGATCCGGGGGGAGAGCGTCAAGGGACGCTGTTCCCGCTGCGGCCATACCTTTGTTATCCGGCGCCCCGACCCGGACCGTCCGGCGGGGGAGCCGGCCCCGGCGCCTGCGCCCGAACCGTCGCCTCCGGAGCCGCAGCTTCAGGAGATGCCCGGGGCACCCTTAGAGCCGCTCCCGGAAGCCCAGACGGTCATCCCGGCACCGGAGGCATCTCTGTCCGGTCCGGCACAGCAGGAGCCCTCCCCTCCCTCGGCGTCGACTCCTTCTGCGGTGCCGAGTCCGGTGGGAGCCCACCGGCGCTGGTGGATGGCGGCCATCATTATCCTGGTGCTGGCCGGGGCCGGTGTGGCCGCCTGGCGACTTGTCCCCCTTCTCACCCAGAAGCGGGCCGCAGGGCCGGTGGCAGCGCCGCCCTCCCCCGTCGAGCTGAAGATGCCCACACCGCCGCCCACGCCGGCGGAGCTCCGGGAGATCCGCATTGAATTGGGGGAGGCCAATTTCGGCCGCCTGGTGCACCCCCAGGCCGGGGGGCTCCTGGTCCTCACGGGAGAGGTGGTGAACGAGGGGGAGAAGGCCCGGGGGCCGGTGAAGCTGAAAGCGGCGCTGCTGGACGCCCAGCATCGGGAGGTGGCCCAGCGCCTCGCCTATGCCGGGGCTACGTTTACGGAAAAGGAGCTCCTGACGCTGGCCCCGGCGGAGATTGACCGACGGCTGCAGACTCCCCGGGGCCGGGAGGCAATCCTGGCCCCCCAGGAGCGCCGCCCCTTCACCCTGGTGTTTTACGGCGTGCCCCCTGACCTGGCGGAAGCCGGCTACGGCTTTACCCTGGCGGTGGTGGAAGCACCGCCGGCATCCCAACCTTGA
- a CDS encoding CBS and ACT domain-containing protein — translation MPVKDWMSRKLIVVDAEASIMQASKLMKQHGIQHLPVLKDGRLAGIISDRDLKEASPSKATALDIHELYYLLDTIPVKTVMPRQLYTISPQATLEKAAAVMLKHNISALPVVDDQGHLEGIITKGDIFRAFVAISGINQAELAMGFALEDRPGSIKEVTDVIRAHGGRIASILTGYENAPEGWRFVFIRARDINDEAALEAELRERFKVIYFLHDKVD, via the coding sequence ATGCCGGTCAAGGATTGGATGAGCAGAAAGCTGATCGTCGTGGATGCCGAGGCCTCCATCATGCAGGCCTCCAAGCTCATGAAGCAGCATGGCATTCAACACCTGCCGGTCCTGAAGGACGGACGCCTGGCCGGCATCATCTCCGACCGGGACCTCAAGGAGGCCTCCCCCTCCAAGGCCACCGCCCTGGACATCCATGAGCTCTATTACCTGTTGGACACCATCCCGGTGAAGACGGTGATGCCCCGCCAGCTCTACACCATCAGCCCCCAGGCCACCCTGGAGAAGGCCGCCGCGGTGATGCTGAAACACAACATCTCCGCCCTGCCGGTGGTGGACGACCAGGGGCATCTGGAGGGCATCATCACCAAAGGCGACATCTTCCGGGCCTTCGTGGCCATCAGCGGCATCAACCAGGCGGAGCTGGCCATGGGCTTCGCCCTGGAGGACCGCCCCGGCTCCATCAAGGAGGTCACGGACGTCATCCGGGCCCACGGCGGCCGCATCGCCAGCATCCTCACCGGCTACGAGAACGCCCCGGAGGGCTGGCGCTTCGTCTTCATCCGGGCCCGGGACATCAACGACGAAGCCGCCCTGGAAGCCGAACTCCGGGAGCGCTTCAAGGTTATCTACTTCCTGCACGACAAGGTGGACTGA
- a CDS encoding DnaJ C-terminal domain-containing protein: protein MTARDCYRILKVSPRSSWEEIKSSFRARVWECHPDRHPGDPQAAARFRRLMEAYDYLRRRRHLRRAEAGTFYRTTSRMADEALEEFFGISARSPVSRSAGPDFRYDLRISFLAALKGVEQTIEIPRIHPCYACDRSGRQPGPREVCPDCQGKGRRPLGPGLLSKTGPLCRRCQGLGEVLPPDCPVCQGLGYLVRHHHVRVIVPPGTEDGTRLRFEGQGGDGVFDGPPGNLEVVISVEPHEFFARRGFDLYCRLPVSFAQAALGGAVMVPTLEGERPLYLPRGTQSGHLFRFVGAGLSRGPHRPPGDQIIEVVVTTPENLSPAQRRLLEEFVELEGQSRSPAAHE from the coding sequence ATGACCGCCCGGGACTGCTACCGCATCCTCAAGGTCTCCCCCCGCTCCAGTTGGGAGGAGATCAAAAGCAGTTTCCGGGCCCGGGTATGGGAATGCCATCCGGATCGCCACCCCGGTGATCCCCAGGCTGCGGCCCGTTTCCGCCGCCTGATGGAGGCCTATGATTACTTAAGGCGCCGGCGACACCTGAGGCGGGCGGAGGCCGGCACCTTTTACCGCACCACCTCCCGGATGGCCGATGAGGCGCTGGAAGAGTTCTTCGGCATCTCCGCCCGGTCTCCCGTCAGCCGCTCCGCCGGCCCCGATTTCCGCTACGACCTGCGCATTTCTTTTCTCGCCGCCCTCAAAGGCGTGGAACAGACCATCGAAATCCCCCGCATTCACCCCTGCTACGCCTGTGACCGCAGCGGACGCCAGCCCGGCCCCCGGGAGGTCTGCCCGGACTGCCAGGGCAAGGGCCGCCGGCCCCTGGGTCCGGGGCTGCTCAGCAAGACCGGGCCCCTCTGCCGCCGCTGCCAGGGGCTGGGGGAGGTCCTGCCTCCGGACTGCCCGGTCTGTCAGGGCCTGGGATACCTGGTGCGACACCACCATGTGCGGGTCATCGTCCCCCCGGGCACTGAAGACGGCACCCGCCTGCGCTTTGAGGGCCAGGGCGGGGACGGCGTCTTTGACGGCCCCCCCGGCAACCTGGAGGTGGTCATCTCGGTGGAGCCCCATGAATTCTTCGCCCGCCGGGGTTTCGATCTCTATTGCCGGCTGCCGGTCTCCTTTGCCCAGGCTGCCTTGGGGGGCGCGGTGATGGTCCCCACCCTGGAGGGAGAGCGGCCCCTGTATCTGCCCCGGGGGACGCAGTCCGGACACCTTTTCCGCTTTGTAGGGGCCGGTCTCTCCCGGGGGCCGCACCGGCCGCCGGGGGATCAGATCATCGAGGTGGTGGTCACCACCCCGGAGAACCTTTCCCCGGCCCAGCGGCGTCTGTTGGAGGAATTTGTGGAGCTGGAGGGCCAAAGTCGGAGCCCCGCCGCCCATGAGTGA
- the moaC gene encoding cyclic pyranopterin monophosphate synthase MoaC, producing MSEFSHLDEQGRLRMVEVGDKPITRREAAAACRLRVGPRIFSLLLAGQLPKGDVWAAARLAGIMAAKNTAQLIPLCHPLPLTGVEITFAPLPEEEAVAITARVRTEARTGVEMEALTACAVAALTVYDMCKAVDKGMIIENLRLLEKSGGRSGTYQADTESGSGP from the coding sequence ATGAGTGAGTTCAGCCACCTGGACGAGCAGGGCCGCCTGCGCATGGTGGAGGTGGGGGACAAGCCCATTACCCGCCGGGAGGCCGCAGCCGCCTGCCGCCTCCGGGTGGGGCCCCGCATCTTCTCCCTGCTGCTGGCGGGGCAGCTCCCCAAGGGAGACGTCTGGGCGGCAGCCCGGCTGGCGGGCATCATGGCCGCCAAAAACACGGCCCAGCTCATCCCTTTGTGCCACCCCCTGCCGCTCACCGGTGTGGAGATCACCTTTGCGCCCCTGCCGGAGGAGGAGGCGGTGGCCATCACCGCCCGGGTGCGCACCGAAGCCCGCACCGGGGTGGAAATGGAGGCCCTCACCGCCTGTGCGGTGGCCGCCCTCACCGTGTATGATATGTGCAAGGCGGTGGACAAGGGTATGATCATTGAGAATCTCCGCCTGCTGGAGAAAAGCGGCGGCAGAAGCGGTACATATCAGGCAGACACGGAGTCCGGCTCAGGTCCATGA
- a CDS encoding malic enzyme-like NAD(P)-binding protein has product MTMESDALAYRRRYRGLIGVKSKMPIRDRSVLSRIYTPGVGAVCREIDKDPLTSYQLTCRGNSIALISDGSATYEFGNVGALAVLPKLEAKSVLFKTFANVDAVPIALNTQDPYEIIEILRCLAPTFGGLCLESIAAPKCFTVENRIRRAVRVSVLHHEFHAAGIIVLAALWNALKVVGKRVEEVRIVIAGAGASGIGVAQGLLVSGVDNIVLCDRYGAIHTYRTEGMNFAKSEISRLVRPRHLKGPLSEVIKGADVFIGLSTKNILTREMVASMAPDPIVFALALPEPEISEAEAKAGGAAVVATGLAESENQIRSSLVTPGIFRGCLDVGAERFNIEMYLAAARALAGMIPEEKLSATNIIPRQMDWHISPVVAEAVARAAQASGVAKIGPEVMPPERVYERTERYIYEGELAWLPQEGQDYGQLSIEEEALEVHRRYQGVIQVYAKVPIKDEVIYGRLYAPPAVAEVVQKILADPMAAYDFTAKSNLVAIVSDGSAVLGLGNLGPRAALPVMEGKAVLFKTFGGVEAFPLCVGTQEPDLLVRLVEVIAPAFGGINLEDISSPRCFDIERRLRESLDIPVFHDDQHGTAIVTLAGLINALKLVDRRLEEVKIVFNGAGASAIATARLLMKAGAQNIIVCDTKGAIYRGRGVGMNAIKEELAALTNPERLKGSLADVLAGAEVFIGLSGPKALTQEMVRAMAPNPIVFAMANPEPEIFPEEAKAAGAAVVATGRSDFPNQVNNCLAFPGIFRGALDVRARTINDEMNMAAAHAIAALVGNDLEPGYILPSAMDFRVPPVVAEATARAAMETGVARLTLDPARVARHTREFIYDERLSLL; this is encoded by the coding sequence ATGACCATGGAATCCGATGCTCTGGCTTATCGGCGGCGTTACCGCGGTCTCATCGGGGTGAAAAGCAAGATGCCCATCCGGGACCGCTCGGTCTTAAGCCGCATCTACACCCCCGGGGTGGGCGCGGTGTGCCGGGAGATTGATAAAGACCCCCTGACCTCCTACCAGCTCACCTGCCGGGGCAACTCCATCGCCCTCATCTCCGATGGCAGCGCCACTTACGAATTCGGCAACGTGGGCGCCTTGGCGGTCCTCCCCAAGCTGGAGGCCAAAAGCGTTCTGTTCAAGACCTTCGCCAACGTGGACGCGGTGCCCATCGCCCTGAACACCCAGGACCCGTACGAGATCATCGAGATCCTGCGCTGCCTGGCCCCCACCTTCGGGGGCCTGTGCCTGGAGAGCATCGCCGCGCCCAAGTGCTTCACGGTGGAAAACCGCATCCGCCGGGCCGTCCGGGTGTCGGTCCTGCACCATGAGTTCCACGCCGCCGGCATCATCGTGCTGGCCGCCCTGTGGAACGCCCTCAAGGTGGTGGGGAAAAGGGTGGAGGAGGTGCGCATCGTCATCGCCGGCGCCGGCGCCTCCGGCATCGGCGTGGCCCAGGGACTCCTGGTCTCCGGGGTGGACAACATCGTGCTCTGCGACCGTTACGGCGCCATCCACACCTACCGCACCGAGGGCATGAACTTCGCCAAAAGCGAGATCTCCCGCCTGGTGCGGCCCCGGCACCTGAAAGGCCCCTTGTCCGAAGTCATCAAGGGCGCGGACGTCTTCATCGGTCTGTCCACCAAAAACATCCTCACCCGGGAGATGGTGGCTTCCATGGCGCCGGACCCCATCGTCTTCGCCTTGGCCCTGCCGGAGCCGGAGATCAGCGAGGCCGAGGCCAAGGCCGGCGGCGCCGCGGTGGTGGCCACCGGGCTGGCGGAAAGCGAAAACCAGATCCGCTCCTCCCTGGTCACCCCCGGCATCTTCCGGGGCTGCCTGGACGTGGGCGCGGAGCGCTTCAACATTGAGATGTACCTGGCCGCGGCCCGGGCCTTGGCGGGCATGATTCCGGAAGAAAAGCTCTCGGCCACCAACATCATCCCCCGGCAGATGGACTGGCACATCTCCCCGGTGGTAGCCGAAGCGGTGGCCCGGGCGGCTCAGGCCTCGGGAGTGGCCAAGATCGGCCCCGAGGTCATGCCCCCGGAGCGGGTATATGAGCGCACCGAGCGCTACATCTACGAAGGCGAGCTGGCTTGGCTCCCCCAGGAGGGCCAGGATTACGGCCAGCTCTCCATCGAGGAGGAGGCCCTGGAAGTGCACCGCCGCTACCAGGGGGTGATCCAGGTGTATGCCAAGGTGCCCATCAAGGATGAGGTCATCTACGGGCGTTTATATGCTCCTCCGGCGGTGGCCGAGGTGGTCCAGAAGATCCTGGCCGACCCCATGGCGGCCTACGATTTCACCGCCAAAAGCAACCTGGTGGCCATCGTCAGCGACGGCAGCGCGGTCCTGGGTCTGGGCAACCTGGGCCCCCGGGCGGCCCTGCCGGTGATGGAAGGCAAAGCGGTGCTCTTCAAGACCTTTGGCGGGGTGGAGGCCTTTCCCTTGTGCGTCGGCACCCAGGAACCGGATCTCCTGGTCCGGCTGGTGGAAGTCATCGCTCCGGCCTTCGGTGGCATCAACCTGGAGGACATCTCCAGCCCCCGCTGCTTCGACATCGAACGCCGCCTCCGGGAGAGCCTGGACATCCCCGTCTTTCACGACGACCAGCACGGCACCGCCATCGTCACCCTGGCGGGGCTGATCAACGCCCTGAAGCTGGTGGACCGCCGGCTCGAGGAGGTGAAGATCGTCTTCAACGGCGCCGGGGCCAGCGCCATTGCCACCGCCCGCCTGCTCATGAAGGCCGGGGCGCAGAATATCATCGTCTGCGACACCAAGGGCGCCATCTACCGGGGCCGGGGAGTGGGCATGAACGCCATCAAAGAGGAGCTGGCCGCCCTCACCAACCCGGAGCGCCTGAAAGGCTCCCTGGCCGACGTCCTTGCGGGGGCCGAGGTCTTCATCGGCCTCTCCGGCCCCAAGGCCCTCACCCAGGAGATGGTGCGGGCCATGGCGCCCAACCCCATCGTCTTTGCCATGGCCAACCCGGAGCCGGAGATCTTCCCCGAGGAGGCCAAGGCCGCGGGCGCCGCGGTGGTGGCCACCGGCCGCTCCGATTTCCCCAACCAGGTGAACAACTGCCTGGCCTTTCCCGGCATCTTCCGGGGCGCTCTGGACGTGAGGGCCCGCACCATCAACGATGAGATGAACATGGCCGCGGCCCACGCCATCGCCGCCCTGGTGGGAAACGACCTGGAGCCGGGCTACATCCTTCCCAGCGCCATGGACTTCCGGGTGCCCCCCGTGGTGGCCGAAGCCACCGCCCGGGCCGCCATGGAGACCGGCGTGGCCCGCCTCACCCTTGACCCCGCCCGGGTGGCCCGCCACACCCGGGAATTCATTTACGACGAGCGGCTGTCCCTGTTGTGA
- the rlmN gene encoding 23S rRNA (adenine(2503)-C(2))-methyltransferase RlmN has product MHPPLDPTDYTLPELEEMLAHWGHPRFRARQLLKWVYKGTTDWALMTDLAKGLRQELAEQLTLTGPALELVQESHDGTRKFRWRLLDGEAIESVLIPEGDHYTLCLSSQAGCAMGCRFCLTALGGFRRNLTPGEVVRQVLAVRTQLSGDLPLTNLVFMGMGEPLANFAAVVKAIRILQAPWGLNFSRRRVTVSTVGLAPLIPRLGEEVPVNLTVSLNAVDDATRSALMPVNDRYPLKEVLAACRRFPLPPHRRITFAYVLLHGVNDSPAEARELVRLLKGFRAKVNLIPFNPHPRLPFEAPRPERVAAFQEIIHRAHLPVFIRESRGADIAAACGQLAVEPV; this is encoded by the coding sequence ATGCACCCGCCACTCGACCCCACTGACTACACCCTGCCGGAACTGGAGGAGATGCTGGCCCACTGGGGTCACCCGCGCTTTCGGGCCCGCCAGCTCCTCAAGTGGGTCTATAAAGGCACCACCGATTGGGCCCTCATGACCGACCTGGCCAAGGGCCTCCGGCAGGAGCTGGCGGAACAGCTCACCCTCACCGGCCCCGCCCTGGAACTGGTCCAGGAGTCCCACGACGGCACCCGCAAATTCCGCTGGCGCCTCCTGGACGGCGAGGCCATCGAATCCGTCCTCATCCCCGAAGGCGATCACTATACCCTGTGCCTCTCTTCCCAGGCCGGTTGCGCCATGGGTTGCCGCTTCTGCCTCACCGCCCTGGGGGGCTTCCGGCGGAACCTCACCCCCGGGGAGGTCGTCCGCCAGGTGCTGGCGGTGCGCACCCAGCTCTCCGGGGACCTCCCCCTCACCAACCTGGTGTTCATGGGCATGGGAGAACCTCTGGCCAATTTCGCCGCGGTGGTCAAGGCCATCCGCATCCTCCAGGCGCCCTGGGGGCTCAACTTCTCCCGCCGCCGGGTGACGGTCTCCACCGTGGGGCTGGCCCCCCTGATCCCCCGCCTGGGGGAGGAGGTGCCGGTGAACCTCACCGTCTCCTTAAACGCGGTGGACGACGCCACCCGAAGCGCCCTGATGCCGGTGAACGACCGCTATCCGTTGAAGGAAGTGCTGGCGGCCTGCCGCCGCTTCCCCTTGCCGCCGCATCGGCGCATCACCTTCGCCTACGTGCTCCTGCACGGGGTCAACGATTCTCCCGCCGAGGCCCGGGAGCTGGTGCGGCTGCTCAAGGGCTTTCGGGCCAAGGTCAACCTCATCCCCTTCAACCCGCACCCCCGACTCCCCTTTGAAGCCCCCCGGCCGGAGCGGGTGGCGGCCTTTCAGGAGATCATCCACCGGGCCCATCTGCCCGTTTTCATCCGGGAGAGCCGGGGCGCAGACATCGCCGCGGCCTGCGGCCAGCTGGCGGTGGAGCCGGTGTGA
- a CDS encoding aminopeptidase, which produces MADVVDKEQVEQLRERLTVSPKLVWDQVDEAERAEIMAYAERYKRFLNRAKTEREAVAEIEAQARAAGFVDLAKGEPGERCFYNYKGKTIALVVRGRRPLTDGLRLVAAHIDAPRLDLKQYPLYEDTDMVFLKTHYYGGIKKYQWLARPLALHGVVLKADGTRVELSVGEHPDDPVFTVLDLLPHLARKVQMDKKVSEAFEGEKLNVLVGSLPLGDKDTKERFKLALLKYLEDTYGITEEDLVSAELEVVPAGPARDVGWDRSLVAAYGQDDRSCAYPALEAILNLSEPEHTCMALFYDKEEVGSDGNTSAKSCLLEELVEQLLEREGLSPLLRRRVLMASRAISADVNGALDPDYPEVHEKRNAAKLGYGVCLTKYTGHGGKYMANDAHAEYLAWLRRIFNEAGVIWQAAHLGKVDEGGGGTIAKYLAVHGLEIIDSGPPVLSMHSPFEVASKADLYMTFKAFRTFFQAPA; this is translated from the coding sequence GTGGCGGACGTGGTGGACAAGGAGCAGGTGGAGCAGCTCAGGGAGCGGCTTACGGTCAGTCCCAAGTTGGTGTGGGACCAGGTGGATGAGGCGGAGCGGGCCGAGATCATGGCCTATGCCGAGCGTTACAAGCGTTTTCTCAATCGGGCCAAGACGGAGCGGGAGGCGGTGGCGGAGATTGAGGCCCAGGCCCGGGCGGCGGGGTTCGTGGATTTGGCCAAAGGCGAGCCCGGGGAGCGGTGTTTTTACAACTACAAGGGCAAGACCATCGCCTTGGTGGTGCGGGGCCGCCGGCCGCTCACCGACGGCCTGCGTCTGGTGGCGGCTCATATTGACGCTCCCCGCCTGGACCTGAAGCAGTATCCGCTGTATGAGGACACCGACATGGTGTTCCTCAAGACCCACTACTATGGCGGCATCAAGAAATACCAGTGGCTGGCCCGGCCGCTGGCATTGCACGGGGTGGTCCTCAAGGCCGACGGCACCCGGGTGGAGCTCAGCGTGGGCGAACATCCTGACGACCCGGTCTTCACGGTTTTGGACCTCCTGCCGCATCTGGCCCGCAAGGTGCAGATGGACAAGAAGGTCTCCGAGGCCTTCGAGGGCGAGAAGCTCAATGTGCTGGTGGGCTCTCTGCCTTTGGGGGACAAGGACACCAAGGAGCGCTTCAAGCTGGCGCTGTTGAAATACCTGGAGGACACTTACGGCATTACCGAAGAGGACCTGGTGAGCGCCGAGCTGGAGGTGGTGCCTGCCGGTCCGGCCCGGGATGTGGGTTGGGACCGCAGCCTGGTGGCAGCTTACGGCCAGGACGACCGTTCCTGCGCCTACCCGGCCCTGGAGGCCATCCTGAACTTGAGCGAGCCGGAGCACACCTGCATGGCCCTCTTCTATGACAAGGAGGAGGTGGGGAGCGACGGCAACACCTCGGCCAAGAGCTGCCTGTTGGAGGAGCTGGTGGAGCAGCTCCTGGAGCGGGAAGGCTTAAGCCCGCTGTTGCGGCGCCGGGTGCTCATGGCCTCCCGGGCCATCTCCGCGGACGTCAACGGCGCTTTGGACCCTGACTACCCCGAGGTGCATGAAAAGCGGAACGCCGCCAAGCTGGGCTACGGCGTCTGCCTCACCAAATACACCGGCCACGGCGGCAAGTACATGGCCAACGACGCCCACGCCGAGTATCTGGCCTGGCTTCGGCGCATCTTCAACGAGGCCGGGGTCATCTGGCAGGCGGCCCACCTGGGCAAGGTGGACGAAGGGGGCGGCGGCACCATCGCCAAGTATTTGGCGGTGCACGGCCTGGAGATCATCGACTCCGGGCCGCCGGTCCTCTCCATGCATTCGCCTTTCGAGGTGGCCTCCAAGGCCGATTTATATATGACTTTCAAGGCCTTCCGGACCTTTTTCCAGGCGCCGGCCTGA